In Corynebacterium aquatimens, one genomic interval encodes:
- a CDS encoding C40 family peptidase codes for MRRTQGFFFGRRSSSVSLVAAACLSVGLGGASVIGCAGIAGADDVDTMMKQMEELSHTATAKSEEIKELEGKIGDAKSQIAKLNKEAKAAQKDAALALGRRDDYQVDVDRIAQTRYRNTQNDAVIASFDSGNPQEVIDRAAYLGSISRSSERTLDGLQKTTREAANRATDADMALAVANYRTVELEANRDRLKREQKDLDKRIAALEERVDSLSPEQRARWERKNGPVDGARIPPSAHGNAAVSAAMSKLGSPYGWGATGPNEFDCSGLMVWAYAQQGKTIPRTSQAQLSGGTPVSLNDLQPGDIIGYYPGVTHVGMYIGDGKLVHASDYGIPVQVVPYDSMPIQGAVRF; via the coding sequence GTGCGCCGTACACAGGGGTTTTTCTTCGGCCGTAGGTCTTCTTCCGTATCTCTCGTAGCAGCGGCGTGTCTTTCCGTAGGCCTCGGAGGCGCTTCGGTTATCGGCTGCGCCGGCATCGCTGGTGCTGATGACGTGGACACCATGATGAAGCAGATGGAAGAGCTGTCCCACACGGCGACTGCCAAGTCAGAGGAGATCAAAGAACTTGAAGGCAAGATCGGGGATGCTAAGTCCCAGATCGCGAAGCTGAACAAGGAAGCCAAGGCAGCGCAGAAGGACGCGGCTTTGGCGCTGGGTCGCCGCGATGACTACCAGGTTGACGTCGATCGCATCGCGCAGACTCGCTACCGCAACACCCAAAATGATGCCGTGATCGCCTCTTTCGATTCCGGCAACCCGCAGGAGGTCATTGACCGTGCGGCTTATCTTGGCTCCATTTCGCGTTCCTCGGAGCGCACGCTAGACGGCCTTCAAAAAACCACCCGAGAGGCTGCCAACCGGGCGACGGACGCAGACATGGCTCTGGCGGTCGCGAACTACCGCACGGTAGAGCTTGAGGCCAACCGTGACCGCCTGAAGCGCGAGCAGAAGGATTTGGATAAGAGGATCGCGGCGCTGGAAGAGCGAGTGGATTCGCTCTCACCTGAGCAGCGGGCCCGTTGGGAGAGGAAGAACGGCCCGGTTGATGGGGCGCGTATCCCTCCTTCGGCGCACGGTAACGCCGCGGTGTCCGCGGCGATGTCGAAGCTGGGCTCCCCGTACGGTTGGGGTGCTACGGGACCGAACGAGTTTGACTGCTCGGGTCTGATGGTGTGGGCGTACGCGCAGCAGGGCAAGACCATTCCGCGTACGTCACAGGCACAGCTGTCGGGCGGCACGCCCGTTTCGCTGAATGATCTCCAACCCGGCGACATCATTGGCTACTACCCGGGTGTGACTCACGTGGGTATGTACATCGGCGACGGCAAGCTGGTCCATGCTTCGGATTACGGCATCCCAGTTCAGGTCGTGCCGTATGACTCCATGCCTATTCAGGGAGCGGTCCGCTTCTGA
- a CDS encoding polyadenylate-specific 3'-exoribonuclease AS produces MRYFYDTEFIEDGSTIELVSIGIVAEDGREYYAVSSEFDPARANHWVRENVLNKLPGPSSPVWKSRARIRQEIFEFLTTQDAYPELWAWVGAYDHVVLAQLWGDMAGLPREIPRFTRELKQYWEMCGRPKLPPVPDGNHDALVDARHNVEKFAACAEVMPLDGRGAKSR; encoded by the coding sequence GTGCGGTATTTCTACGACACTGAATTCATCGAAGACGGCTCCACAATCGAGCTGGTATCCATCGGCATCGTGGCTGAGGACGGGCGCGAGTATTACGCGGTGTCGTCCGAGTTTGATCCAGCGCGCGCGAATCACTGGGTGCGGGAGAATGTTTTAAACAAGCTGCCGGGGCCAAGCAGCCCAGTGTGGAAGAGTCGGGCCCGAATCCGCCAGGAGATCTTCGAGTTCCTCACCACACAGGACGCGTACCCAGAACTGTGGGCATGGGTGGGAGCCTATGACCACGTGGTTCTGGCCCAATTGTGGGGCGACATGGCTGGTTTGCCGCGCGAAATACCGCGCTTCACCCGCGAACTCAAACAGTACTGGGAGATGTGTGGTCGCCCGAAACTCCCGCCGGTCCCGGACGGCAACCATGATGCCTTGGTGGATGCCCGCCACAACGTGGAAAAGTTCGCAGCATGTGCGGAAGTGATGCCGCTTGACGGCAGGGGAGCGAAAAGTCGCTGA
- a CDS encoding ROK family protein, producing MSLTIGFDIGGSNTRAGVVDDRGTILASVAAPTPHDAESLEEAIVGLVDMLRKDYEVSAVGMAVAGFLDPECEVVRFAPHLPWRDNVPVRARLSEALGLPVRLEHDANSAAWGEYRFGAAKDADVWVFFAVGTGIGATIMQHGEIFRGSFGTAPEFGHITVVPNGRACSCGKQGCLERYASGTALVDTAVEIAAGGGFKSCELYRLAVDKRASGADVVEAARGGDALGVAAIENFAQWLGQGLSIVCDIVDPELIVLGGGVSRDAELYLDSARDVMHHNIVGSGYRPLPRLIRAELGPQAGMIGVADLARRL from the coding sequence ATGTCTCTAACCATCGGCTTCGATATCGGCGGCTCCAACACGCGCGCTGGTGTTGTGGATGACCGGGGCACGATCCTCGCGTCGGTCGCTGCGCCTACTCCGCACGATGCGGAAAGCCTCGAGGAAGCGATCGTCGGACTCGTGGATATGCTCCGGAAAGACTATGAGGTCAGCGCAGTCGGTATGGCGGTAGCGGGGTTCCTCGATCCCGAATGCGAAGTCGTGCGGTTCGCCCCGCACTTGCCGTGGCGCGACAACGTACCGGTGAGGGCCCGGTTATCCGAAGCCTTGGGGCTGCCAGTCCGCCTCGAGCACGATGCGAACTCCGCGGCGTGGGGTGAGTACCGATTCGGTGCGGCCAAAGACGCGGACGTGTGGGTCTTCTTCGCAGTGGGAACCGGGATCGGCGCAACCATCATGCAGCACGGAGAGATCTTCCGTGGCTCCTTTGGTACCGCCCCAGAATTCGGTCACATCACGGTGGTGCCCAACGGACGCGCATGTTCCTGTGGCAAGCAAGGCTGCCTGGAACGGTATGCCTCCGGCACCGCACTAGTGGACACCGCCGTGGAAATCGCCGCCGGGGGCGGATTCAAGTCGTGCGAGTTGTACCGGTTGGCCGTCGATAAGCGTGCGAGCGGCGCTGATGTCGTGGAAGCTGCGCGCGGTGGTGACGCACTGGGAGTGGCCGCGATTGAAAATTTTGCGCAATGGCTGGGGCAGGGACTGTCGATTGTGTGCGACATCGTGGATCCGGAATTGATTGTTTTAGGTGGTGGGGTGAGCCGTGATGCGGAGCTGTACCTCGATAGCGCACGCGATGTGATGCACCACAACATCGTGGGTTCCGGCTACCGCCCGCTGCCGCGGTTGATCAGAGCTGAGCTTGGGCCGCAGGCGGGTATGATAGGCGTGGCTGATCTGGCGCGCAGGCTGTAG
- a CDS encoding glycosyltransferase family 4 protein, producing the protein MTTLLVTNDFPPTIGGIQSYLRRFLDEVLARRGPGSVVVFASTQDEREALLYDDSLPCVIHRWPRRVMLPTPATQREMARLIREHNVDTVWFGAAAPLALMAPAARRAGAQRIIASTHGHEVGWSMIPGARHALRAIGNHADVITYVSEYARGRFQRAFGDHPEFVALPSGVDTEFFRPATTAQRQATRARLGVGDAPLIVCVSRLVARKGQDQLIRALPLIKKNVPDATLVIVGEGSYRSRLERLVTQLDSRYHESVVFTGRVDATLMRDIYAAADVAAIPVRTRGGGLDVEGLGIVFLEAQACGVPVVAGNSGGAPEAVGPNSGLVVDGRSIDEVASTITQVLIDDSLRASMASNGPAFVARDFSWDVLGARLAGLL; encoded by the coding sequence CTGACCACGCTTTTAGTCACGAATGATTTCCCGCCGACGATCGGCGGGATTCAGTCGTATCTGCGCCGTTTTCTCGATGAGGTCCTCGCGCGTCGAGGTCCGGGCAGCGTGGTAGTTTTCGCGTCGACGCAAGACGAGCGCGAGGCTTTGCTTTACGACGACTCCTTGCCGTGCGTTATCCACCGCTGGCCGCGCCGGGTGATGCTTCCCACCCCGGCCACTCAGCGCGAAATGGCACGGTTGATTCGTGAGCACAACGTCGACACGGTTTGGTTTGGGGCAGCTGCCCCGCTGGCACTCATGGCTCCCGCTGCCAGGCGCGCCGGCGCGCAAAGGATCATCGCGTCGACGCACGGACACGAGGTGGGCTGGTCCATGATCCCGGGTGCGCGCCATGCGCTTCGTGCGATCGGCAACCACGCTGATGTGATCACGTATGTGTCCGAATACGCTCGCGGTCGATTCCAGCGGGCTTTTGGGGACCACCCAGAGTTCGTGGCGCTGCCCTCAGGTGTTGACACCGAGTTCTTCCGTCCAGCGACTACGGCTCAGAGGCAAGCAACACGGGCTCGGCTAGGTGTCGGGGACGCTCCGCTGATCGTGTGCGTTTCGCGCCTTGTCGCGCGCAAGGGCCAGGATCAGCTCATTCGCGCGCTGCCCCTCATTAAGAAAAATGTCCCTGACGCAACCCTGGTGATAGTGGGGGAGGGGTCCTACCGCAGCAGGTTGGAGAGGTTGGTCACTCAGCTTGATTCCCGGTATCACGAGTCGGTGGTGTTCACCGGCCGCGTGGACGCTACGCTCATGCGCGATATTTACGCGGCGGCTGATGTCGCGGCGATCCCCGTGCGCACGCGCGGCGGAGGTCTGGATGTCGAGGGGTTGGGGATCGTCTTCTTGGAGGCCCAAGCGTGCGGTGTACCCGTTGTCGCCGGCAATTCGGGCGGCGCTCCAGAGGCGGTGGGGCCCAACAGCGGGCTCGTCGTCGACGGCCGCTCGATCGACGAGGTGGCCTCCACAATTACGCAGGTGCTTATCGACGACTCCTTGCGCGCGAGCATGGCATCCAACGGCCCTGCGTTCGTAGCGCGCGACTTCTCCTGGGATGTTCTGGGCGCACGGCTAGCTGGTCTGCTGTAG
- a CDS encoding C40 family peptidase, whose product MAKHRRQTTSVSKRGVATAAAVVAGASLVTPAMAGAAEVRVPNTTLRAEIPGIENVPGIENVPNIHEWVPAVSKKAAPAPYKAAAPAPARAAAPAPAQSKGDRIVSIARSKIGAPYVYGAAGPNQFDCSGFTSWVYKQAGISIPRTSGAQASAGKKVPLNALQPGDIIVYYSGASHVAIYAGNGKIIDALNSGTPVGYRPLNMMPIHSAVRF is encoded by the coding sequence GTGGCTAAACACCGCCGCCAAACCACGTCCGTTTCCAAGCGTGGAGTTGCAACCGCTGCTGCCGTCGTCGCAGGTGCATCCCTCGTAACCCCCGCTATGGCGGGTGCAGCCGAGGTTCGTGTTCCTAACACGACCCTGCGCGCTGAGATCCCTGGCATTGAGAACGTGCCGGGCATTGAGAACGTCCCGAACATCCACGAGTGGGTTCCGGCAGTTTCTAAGAAGGCTGCTCCTGCTCCGTACAAGGCTGCGGCTCCTGCTCCGGCCCGGGCTGCAGCTCCTGCTCCGGCTCAATCCAAGGGCGACCGGATCGTGTCCATCGCTCGCTCCAAGATCGGCGCTCCGTACGTCTACGGCGCTGCTGGCCCGAACCAGTTCGACTGCTCCGGCTTCACCTCGTGGGTGTACAAGCAGGCTGGCATCAGCATCCCGCGTACCTCCGGCGCTCAGGCTTCCGCTGGCAAAAAGGTGCCGCTGAACGCTCTGCAGCCGGGTGACATCATCGTCTACTACTCCGGTGCTTCCCACGTTGCTATCTACGCTGGCAACGGCAAGATCATTGACGCACTGAACTCCGGCACCCCGGTTGGCTACCGCCCGCTGAACATGATGCCGATTCACTCTGCGGTTCGTTTCTAG
- a CDS encoding lysophospholipid acyltransferase family protein, which yields MNNKWYKFFKYVLMGPPLLVWNRPKLIGKENIPPEGTPAMMVSNHQAVMDSFYFPLVCPRQLTHPAKKEYFTTPGFVGRMQKFFMTAVGQVPIDREAKDSADSLMGATKEVFARGDLFCIYPEGTRSPDGRIYKGKTGMARVAMETGIPCIPVAMINTQKANPIGTWIPRPVKVIVKIGEAVDPHAWARENGFEPDDPAVWRPFTDYFMQLLVDLSGYPYVDMYAADVKKSLDAGHGYPEGAEPDPAHNQ from the coding sequence ATGAATAACAAGTGGTACAAGTTCTTTAAGTACGTGCTCATGGGGCCGCCTCTTTTGGTGTGGAACCGGCCGAAGCTGATCGGCAAAGAAAACATTCCGCCGGAGGGAACCCCGGCGATGATGGTGTCCAACCACCAGGCTGTTATGGATTCCTTCTACTTCCCGCTGGTGTGCCCCCGTCAGCTGACGCACCCGGCGAAGAAGGAATACTTCACCACCCCCGGCTTTGTCGGGAGGATGCAGAAATTCTTCATGACGGCCGTGGGGCAGGTCCCGATCGACCGTGAGGCGAAAGATTCCGCTGATTCCCTGATGGGTGCGACCAAGGAAGTGTTTGCCCGCGGCGACCTCTTCTGCATCTACCCAGAAGGCACGCGTTCCCCGGATGGGCGTATTTACAAAGGAAAAACGGGAATGGCTCGCGTGGCGATGGAAACCGGCATTCCGTGCATTCCGGTGGCCATGATCAACACGCAAAAGGCCAACCCCATTGGCACGTGGATTCCACGCCCAGTAAAGGTGATTGTGAAGATCGGCGAGGCTGTGGACCCGCACGCGTGGGCACGCGAGAACGGTTTTGAGCCGGATGATCCTGCGGTATGGCGCCCATTCACCGACTACTTCATGCAGCTGCTTGTGGATCTGTCCGGGTACCCGTACGTGGACATGTACGCCGCGGACGTGAAGAAGTCCTTGGACGCTGGCCACGGCTACCCCGAAGGCGCAGAGCCAGACCCTGCGCACAACCAGTAG
- a CDS encoding class II 3-deoxy-7-phosphoheptulonate synthase, with protein sequence MSWTVDIPKEVLPDLPPLPGDINEQFQDVISRDAKQQPSWDPHAANYVRKLLESVPPVVVAPEIHKLKAQLADVANGEAFLLQGGDCAETFESNTEPHIRANIKTLLQMAVVLTYGASTPVVKLARIAGQYAKPRSSDLDENGLPNYRGDIVNGVEPNEESRQHDPARMVRAYANSSAAMNLVRALTTSGTADLYRVEAWNREFVANSPAGARYEALSREITRSLHFMDACGVNDRELRTSEIYASHEALLVDYERAMLRLAEDEQGQTKLYDLSAHQLWIGERTRGMEDFHVNFAALIDNPIGIKLGPKVTPEEAVAYARKLDPDRVPGRLTMVARMGHENVRDVLPGIVQAVENEGHKVVWQCDPMHGNTFTAENGYKTRHFDKIIDEVQGFFEVHRGLGTHPGGIHIELTGENVTECLGGAQDITHLDLPGRYESACDPRLNTEQALELAFLVAEMLRY encoded by the coding sequence GTGAGTTGGACTGTAGACATCCCCAAAGAAGTACTTCCTGACCTGCCTCCGCTTCCCGGTGACATCAATGAGCAATTCCAAGATGTCATCTCCAGGGATGCAAAGCAGCAGCCGAGCTGGGACCCGCACGCGGCTAACTACGTGCGTAAGCTCTTGGAGTCGGTGCCGCCCGTCGTAGTTGCGCCGGAGATCCACAAACTCAAGGCCCAGCTTGCAGATGTTGCCAATGGTGAAGCCTTCCTGTTGCAGGGTGGCGACTGTGCGGAGACGTTTGAGTCCAACACGGAACCACACATCCGCGCCAACATTAAGACTCTGCTTCAGATGGCGGTGGTGCTCACCTACGGTGCGTCCACCCCGGTTGTGAAGCTTGCTCGTATTGCTGGCCAGTACGCGAAGCCGCGTTCCTCCGACCTGGATGAGAACGGTCTGCCCAACTACCGCGGGGACATCGTCAACGGTGTCGAGCCCAATGAGGAATCCCGCCAGCACGACCCGGCACGCATGGTTCGTGCGTACGCGAACTCTTCCGCAGCGATGAACCTTGTCCGCGCTCTGACCACTTCCGGTACCGCTGATCTGTACCGCGTGGAGGCGTGGAACCGTGAGTTCGTTGCCAATTCCCCGGCGGGCGCACGCTACGAAGCGCTGTCGCGTGAGATTACTCGCTCACTGCACTTCATGGATGCCTGTGGTGTGAACGACCGTGAGCTGCGTACCTCGGAGATCTACGCTTCGCACGAGGCGCTGTTGGTGGACTACGAACGCGCAATGCTGCGCCTGGCTGAGGACGAGCAGGGTCAGACGAAACTCTACGACCTGTCCGCTCACCAGCTGTGGATCGGTGAGCGCACCCGTGGCATGGAGGACTTCCACGTCAACTTCGCTGCCCTGATTGATAACCCGATTGGCATCAAGCTCGGCCCGAAGGTGACCCCGGAAGAAGCAGTCGCGTACGCCCGCAAGCTGGACCCGGACCGTGTCCCGGGTCGTCTCACGATGGTGGCACGGATGGGCCACGAGAACGTCCGTGATGTCTTGCCGGGCATTGTCCAAGCTGTGGAAAATGAAGGCCACAAGGTGGTCTGGCAGTGCGACCCGATGCACGGCAACACCTTCACGGCGGAGAACGGGTACAAGACCCGCCACTTTGACAAGATCATCGATGAGGTTCAGGGCTTCTTTGAGGTCCACCGTGGTTTGGGTACCCACCCGGGCGGTATCCACATCGAGCTCACCGGTGAGAACGTCACCGAGTGCCTCGGCGGTGCTCAGGACATTACCCACCTGGACCTGCCGGGCCGCTACGAGTCCGCATGTGACCCGCGTCTGAACACCGAGCAGGCCCTTGAGCTTGCGTTCCTCGTCGCGGAGATGCTGCGCTACTAA